The following are from one region of the Paenibacillus bovis genome:
- a CDS encoding LCP family protein, giving the protein MSTTTGGLPPRAGGKAKSQKAGNPKSNKKQKKKVSGFKRFMQILLIVILLAIVGVMAYAGIIYYQVQGMFEGKGGTGQAPGIVDTRVPEKSAKEKPITMALLGTDYRKETGTRLTDVVMVATLNPDTKSATIVSLPRDTYFQLDGYIPNKLNSYYPKFYAEDKKKGTNNSMQEMQTMLGKYLGVDVDYTTIINFQGFSDVVDAVGGVDVDAAMNMCYIDRADGTNINIKKGPQHLNGEQALGYVRYRHSSSSCSPRTQESSDFDRNKRQNEVLNSVVDKVQSFSGVAKLSSIIQSVDDNMETDIEGSQFTNLLTTYWDIPKANIKYMPVTGDWKSPYVYINETELANAKQALQDELSGTATHSDQFDGTGTSTESTGQSATAQ; this is encoded by the coding sequence ATGAGTACGACTACAGGAGGACTTCCGCCGCGTGCGGGGGGCAAGGCCAAATCGCAAAAAGCCGGCAATCCCAAGTCCAATAAAAAACAAAAGAAAAAAGTTAGCGGCTTTAAACGATTTATGCAGATTCTGCTAATCGTGATTCTGCTGGCAATTGTAGGTGTTATGGCGTACGCTGGTATCATTTATTACCAGGTGCAGGGAATGTTCGAAGGTAAAGGTGGTACAGGTCAGGCTCCAGGTATCGTTGATACCAGAGTCCCTGAGAAATCTGCCAAGGAAAAGCCGATTACGATGGCTCTGCTCGGTACGGATTATCGTAAAGAGACCGGTACACGTCTTACCGACGTTGTTATGGTGGCTACGCTGAATCCGGATACCAAGTCTGCCACAATCGTATCACTGCCGCGGGATACGTATTTCCAGCTGGATGGATATATTCCAAACAAGCTGAATTCATACTATCCTAAATTCTATGCGGAAGATAAGAAGAAGGGTACAAATAATTCCATGCAGGAAATGCAGACCATGCTGGGCAAATATCTGGGAGTGGATGTCGATTATACGACGATTATTAACTTCCAGGGCTTCAGTGATGTTGTAGATGCTGTAGGTGGTGTAGATGTCGATGCAGCCATGAATATGTGTTATATTGACCGTGCAGACGGAACCAATATCAATATCAAAAAAGGGCCGCAGCATCTGAATGGAGAACAGGCGCTTGGATATGTACGTTATCGTCATTCCAGTAGTTCCTGTAGTCCACGCACACAGGAATCCAGTGACTTTGATCGTAACAAACGTCAGAACGAAGTACTGAATTCCGTCGTCGACAAAGTTCAATCGTTCAGCGGTGTAGCGAAACTGAGTTCGATTATCCAATCGGTCGATGATAATATGGAGACCGATATCGAAGGCAGCCAGTTCACCAATCTGTTGACCACATACTGGGATATTCCAAAAGCGAATATCAAGTATATGCCGGTTACAGGAGATTGGAAAAGCCCTTATGTATACATCAATGAGACCGAGCTTGCCAATGCCAAACAGGCACTTCAGGATGAACTGAGTGGAACAGCGACGCATTCGGATCAATTTGACGGTACAGGGACTTCGACTGAAAGTACAGGTCAGTCAGCGACTGCACAATAA
- a CDS encoding DUF3397 domain-containing protein, which produces MGGFFGWLLNGAIFLSLVPFIPFLAVYLISRFKKEPKKKAAGNAMDVTTPFLYISVAALFNIIFNSQMGFYIFLLILLLALGIIGSAQNRLKGKVDFQRLFRAVWRLSFLFLSLGYIVLLLIAVLQYITR; this is translated from the coding sequence ATGGGAGGATTTTTCGGGTGGCTGCTGAACGGAGCGATTTTTCTGAGTCTCGTTCCTTTTATCCCTTTTCTGGCTGTATATCTGATCAGCCGGTTCAAGAAAGAGCCAAAAAAGAAAGCGGCCGGAAATGCAATGGACGTGACGACTCCATTTCTGTATATTTCGGTAGCGGCATTATTTAATATCATATTCAACAGTCAAATGGGATTTTACATATTTTTGCTGATATTGCTGCTGGCGCTCGGGATTATAGGAAGTGCCCAGAACCGACTTAAAGGGAAAGTCGATTTCCAGCGTCTTTTCCGTGCCGTATGGCGTTTGTCCTTCCTTTTTTTGAGCTTAGGTTACATCGTGCTGCTTTTAATCGCTGTTTTGCAATACATAACACGATAA
- a CDS encoding ABC transporter permease: MAATGNQTPNNATADTASDPTIQQKSVSLWQDAVYRLTRNPVAMISLGALVIIILMAIFGPYMVKYNYYSNDLMNTNKAPSGEHWFGTDNLGRDMWVRTWMGARISLIVGFSAALIDLLIGIIYGAIMGYKGGRVDEVMNKISEILYSIPYLLIVILLLVVMEPGLPTIIFALAVTGWVTMSWIVRGEIMQLKNRDFILAARSMGASGSRQLFKHLLPNALGPIIVTVTLSVPSAIFSEAFLSFLGLGVQAPVSSLGSMINDALQGWNLYPWRMWFPAGLICITMLAFNLLGDGLRDALDPKLRK; this comes from the coding sequence TTGGCAGCTACTGGAAACCAAACTCCGAATAATGCAACTGCTGATACGGCAAGCGATCCGACTATTCAGCAAAAAAGTGTATCGTTATGGCAAGATGCCGTATATCGTCTGACGCGCAACCCTGTTGCCATGATCAGCCTTGGAGCACTCGTTATTATCATTTTGATGGCTATTTTTGGTCCTTATATGGTCAAATACAACTATTACAGTAATGATTTAATGAATACAAACAAAGCACCTTCGGGAGAACACTGGTTTGGAACGGATAACCTTGGCCGTGACATGTGGGTTCGTACCTGGATGGGCGCACGTATTTCCCTGATTGTAGGTTTTTCGGCAGCATTGATTGATTTGCTTATCGGTATTATTTATGGTGCGATCATGGGTTACAAAGGTGGCCGGGTCGATGAAGTAATGAACAAAATTTCCGAAATTTTGTATTCGATTCCTTATCTGCTGATCGTTATCCTGCTGCTCGTAGTTATGGAGCCGGGATTGCCGACAATTATTTTCGCACTGGCTGTTACAGGCTGGGTAACCATGTCCTGGATTGTCCGTGGTGAAATCATGCAGCTTAAAAATCGTGACTTCATTCTGGCAGCACGTTCGATGGGTGCAAGCGGCAGCCGTCAGCTGTTCAAACACCTGTTGCCAAATGCATTGGGACCGATTATTGTAACGGTAACCTTGTCGGTACCAAGTGCGATTTTCTCGGAAGCATTCTTGAGCTTCCTGGGCCTTGGTGTACAGGCTCCTGTATCTTCTCTGGGTTCGATGATCAATGATGCACTGCAAGGATGGAATCTGTATCCTTGGCGTATGTGGTTCCCTGCGGGTCTGATCTGTATTACCATGCTGGCATTCAATCTGCTGGGTGATGGTCTGAGAGACGCACTGGATCCGAAACTGAGAAAATAA
- a CDS encoding TerC family protein, whose product MDITQASFWLALLNIIFIDLILAGDNAIVIGLAARKLPQQTQKKAILYGMLGAVIIRIVATIAVIWLLQIPWLLVVGGLLLIAIAYKLLTDNEEHKDVKAGTSLWSAVWTIIVADAAMGLDNVIAVAGAANQHIGLVIIGLCISVPIVVWGSTIFIKLTNRFPWIIYVGSAVLAYTASHMITEEERLHNVFEAHPLWRWIFVVFIIIGVLLAGYLKNRQAANRTAS is encoded by the coding sequence TTGGATATTACTCAAGCCAGCTTTTGGCTGGCGCTTTTGAACATCATTTTTATCGATCTTATTCTGGCGGGCGATAATGCTATCGTCATCGGTCTGGCTGCACGCAAGCTGCCGCAGCAAACACAGAAAAAAGCTATTCTCTACGGTATGCTTGGAGCGGTAATTATCCGGATCGTGGCAACGATTGCTGTAATCTGGCTGCTGCAAATCCCGTGGCTGCTGGTCGTTGGTGGTCTGCTGCTGATAGCTATCGCCTACAAACTGCTCACCGATAATGAAGAACATAAGGATGTCAAAGCCGGCACTTCTCTCTGGAGCGCTGTCTGGACTATTATCGTAGCCGACGCAGCAATGGGACTCGATAATGTTATTGCGGTCGCTGGTGCTGCCAACCAGCATATTGGTCTCGTTATTATCGGTCTATGTATCAGTGTCCCTATTGTAGTCTGGGGCAGTACGATCTTTATCAAACTGACCAATCGTTTTCCATGGATTATTTATGTAGGTAGTGCGGTACTTGCGTACACCGCTTCGCATATGATTACCGAAGAAGAACGTCTGCACAATGTGTTCGAAGCGCATCCGCTCTGGAGATGGATATTCGTTGTTTTCATTATTATAGGGGTACTGCTGGCTGGATATCTGAAAAATCGCCAGGCTGCCAACCGCACAGCTTCATAA
- a CDS encoding ketopantoate reductase family protein, protein MIIDIFGAGSLGLLFYSRLAQLEENVQLNLWTRTEAQAALIRQEGVHFYPSADAAALSQSLSISAKGNIQTTSHIDHTGDWPRADVILVTVKQTHMTPDLIRQLSKRVAEHTIIIGLQNGVRTDQLWNDKWKVYAGITTEGARKLSANTVIHSGHGETVLGQLVQRNNTTDTGYEPEVAACRQSDAIFLLLNLWTKAGLSASLSNNIEMAIYRKLIINAVINPLTALWRISNGELLNSTERISVMRQLYEEAIHVYDKADIEWSESLWDDILQVCRSTASNTSSMLADVQEGRRTEIEWINGSIVEIGRRHQAAVPGHEWVCRLIEAMTIKEAD, encoded by the coding sequence ATGATTATTGATATTTTTGGAGCAGGATCTCTTGGCCTGCTTTTTTATAGTAGACTGGCTCAGCTGGAGGAAAATGTACAACTGAATCTATGGACACGTACCGAAGCCCAGGCTGCTCTAATTCGCCAGGAAGGGGTACATTTTTATCCATCTGCAGATGCTGCAGCTCTTTCGCAAAGTCTGTCTATTTCTGCCAAAGGAAATATTCAGACGACATCCCATATTGATCATACAGGAGATTGGCCGCGAGCGGATGTCATTCTGGTTACTGTCAAGCAAACCCATATGACTCCGGACCTGATCCGTCAGCTATCCAAACGAGTAGCGGAACATACGATTATTATTGGTTTGCAAAATGGAGTACGGACAGATCAACTATGGAATGATAAATGGAAGGTTTATGCAGGGATTACGACAGAAGGCGCGAGGAAATTATCAGCCAATACCGTTATACATTCCGGACATGGAGAGACCGTACTCGGACAATTGGTCCAACGTAACAATACTACAGACACGGGATATGAACCGGAGGTTGCAGCTTGTAGGCAATCGGACGCTATATTTTTGTTATTAAATTTATGGACTAAAGCAGGACTTAGTGCCTCCTTGTCGAATAATATCGAGATGGCTATATACCGGAAGCTGATTATTAATGCTGTAATTAATCCATTAACAGCGCTGTGGCGTATATCTAATGGAGAGCTTTTGAATAGCACAGAGAGAATATCTGTAATGAGACAGCTCTACGAAGAAGCGATTCATGTATATGACAAAGCAGATATAGAATGGTCAGAATCACTTTGGGATGATATCTTACAGGTATGCCGTTCGACAGCATCTAATACTTCTTCCATGCTAGCTGATGTACAGGAGGGAAGAAGAACCGAGATTGAGTGGATCAACGGCAGTATTGTCGAGATTGGCCGGCGTCATCAGGCTGCAGTCCCGGGACATGAATGGGTATGCCGTCTGATCGAAGCAATGACCATAAAGGAGGCAGATTAA
- a CDS encoding PhoH family protein, translating into MKKIFVLDTNVLLHDPNAIFAFEENDVIIPAVVLEEIDSKKRNADEIGRNARGVSRSLDALREIGHLHDGVQLENGGTLRVELNHRSFAKVHEMFGEITNDNRILAVALNYELEERDKTESRQVILVSKDVLVRVKADVLGLMTEDYLSDRAAEPNEIYTGYTTLQVHPATIDDFYNNRYLSVNTLNLNYTLYPNEFVILKDEMGSGKSALLKVSHDGSKLEPLFLSNEPIWGIAARNAQQRMALELLLNDDIPLVTITGKAGTGKTLLALAASLSKVEDEQKYKKLLIARPVVPMGKDIGYLPGEKDEKLRPWMQPIYDNLEFLFDTKKAGDIDKILMGLGSIQVEALTYIRGRSIPGQFIIIDEAQNLSRHEVKTIVSRVGEGSKIVLVGDPDQIDHPYLDSISNGLTHVVEHFKQEGISGHITLEKGERSKLAQLAADLL; encoded by the coding sequence ATGAAAAAGATTTTTGTATTGGATACCAATGTGCTTCTTCACGATCCGAATGCCATTTTCGCTTTTGAAGAAAATGATGTGATTATTCCCGCGGTGGTATTGGAAGAAATAGATTCGAAAAAAAGAAATGCTGATGAAATCGGACGTAATGCCCGAGGTGTCTCTCGTTCACTGGATGCACTTCGTGAAATAGGCCATCTTCATGATGGAGTTCAGCTGGAAAATGGAGGTACACTGCGTGTTGAATTAAATCATCGCAGTTTTGCCAAAGTGCATGAAATGTTCGGTGAGATCACCAATGATAATCGGATTCTGGCAGTTGCTCTGAATTATGAATTGGAAGAGCGCGATAAAACTGAATCCCGTCAGGTTATTCTGGTGAGTAAAGACGTACTCGTTCGTGTCAAAGCCGATGTACTCGGCCTGATGACAGAAGACTATTTATCCGATCGTGCTGCAGAGCCCAACGAGATTTATACAGGTTATACCACACTGCAGGTTCATCCCGCTACTATCGATGATTTCTACAATAACCGTTATTTATCCGTGAATACGTTGAACCTGAATTATACGCTGTATCCCAATGAATTTGTGATTCTCAAAGACGAAATGGGCAGCGGTAAATCTGCCCTGCTCAAAGTCAGTCATGATGGCAGCAAGCTGGAACCTCTTTTCCTCAGCAATGAGCCGATATGGGGGATCGCTGCACGGAATGCCCAGCAGCGAATGGCCCTGGAACTGCTGCTTAATGATGATATTCCACTGGTGACGATTACAGGTAAAGCCGGTACAGGCAAAACGCTGCTGGCACTTGCCGCTTCTTTATCCAAAGTCGAAGATGAACAAAAATACAAAAAATTGCTGATCGCCCGTCCGGTTGTACCTATGGGTAAAGATATCGGATATTTACCAGGAGAAAAGGACGAGAAGCTTCGCCCATGGATGCAGCCAATCTATGACAATCTGGAATTTTTATTTGATACCAAAAAAGCTGGAGATATCGACAAGATTCTGATGGGACTGGGGAGTATTCAGGTAGAGGCACTTACCTATATTCGGGGTCGCTCGATCCCGGGACAATTTATTATTATTGATGAAGCACAGAATCTGTCCCGTCACGAAGTGAAGACGATAGTATCCCGTGTCGGTGAAGGCAGTAAAATCGTATTGGTCGGCGACCCGGATCAGATAGATCATCCTTATCTCGATTCAATCAGTAACGGTCTGACCCATGTGGTGGAGCATTTCAAACAGGAAGGAATCAGTGGCCATATTACTCTGGAAAAAGGGGAGCGCTCGAAACTGGCTCAATTGGCTGCAGATCTGCTGTAA
- the typA gene encoding translational GTPase TypA, with product MHLRENIRNIAIIAHVDHGKTTLVDKLLQQSGIFRDHETLQDRAMDSNDLERERGITILAKNTAITYKDYLINIVDTPGHADFGGEVERIMKMVDGVLLVVDAYEGCMPQTKFVLRKALEHNLTPIVVVNKIDRPAARPAEVIDEVLELFIELGANDDQLDFPVVYASALNGTSSMEDDPAKQDDNMQAIYETVVSKIPAPTEDTEQPLQFLVTLMDYNEYLGRIAVGRVNRGIIRQGQSVTVITREGQKKTARIEKLFGFQGLKRVEVEEAGAGDIIALAGIKDINIGETIADPQNPEALPVLKIDEPTLQMTFLVNNSPFAGREGKWVTSRRLRDRLFKELETDVSLRVDETESPDAYIVSGRGELHLGILIENMRREGYELQVSKPEVIVREIDGTRMEPIERLMIDVPEESMGAVMESLGSRKAEMVNMINNGSGQVRLEFLIPARGLIGYRTYFLTLTRGYGIMNHAFDSYGPLVAGQVGGRHQGVLVSSENGSSTLYGILSVEDRGTLFVEPGAEIYEGMIVGEHTRDNDIVVNICKEKQLTNVRSATKDDTVKMKTPRLFSLEQALEYLNDDEYCEITPKAIRLRKKILNKSERERAEKHRKAAQNS from the coding sequence ATGCATTTGAGAGAGAATATCCGCAATATCGCCATTATTGCCCACGTTGACCATGGTAAAACAACACTGGTGGACAAACTGTTGCAGCAATCCGGCATTTTCCGTGATCACGAGACTTTGCAGGACCGCGCAATGGATTCCAATGATTTGGAGCGCGAACGCGGTATTACGATTCTGGCTAAAAATACAGCTATTACCTATAAAGATTATCTTATTAATATCGTGGATACTCCGGGTCACGCCGATTTCGGCGGTGAAGTAGAACGTATTATGAAAATGGTTGATGGTGTACTGCTGGTTGTTGATGCTTATGAAGGTTGCATGCCGCAAACGAAATTCGTTCTGCGCAAAGCGCTGGAGCACAACCTGACACCAATCGTTGTCGTGAACAAAATCGACCGTCCGGCAGCTCGTCCTGCTGAAGTTATTGATGAAGTACTGGAACTGTTTATCGAGCTGGGTGCTAACGATGATCAGCTGGACTTCCCGGTTGTTTATGCATCTGCATTGAACGGTACTTCCAGTATGGAAGATGATCCTGCTAAACAGGACGATAACATGCAAGCAATCTACGAAACTGTAGTAAGCAAAATCCCAGCTCCAACAGAAGATACAGAACAGCCGCTGCAGTTCCTCGTTACACTGATGGACTACAATGAATATCTGGGCCGTATCGCTGTTGGTCGCGTAAACCGTGGTATTATCCGTCAAGGTCAATCCGTAACGGTTATTACCCGCGAAGGCCAGAAGAAAACAGCTCGTATCGAGAAGCTGTTCGGATTCCAGGGTCTGAAACGTGTTGAAGTTGAAGAAGCAGGCGCAGGCGACATCATCGCACTGGCTGGTATCAAGGACATCAACATCGGTGAGACGATCGCTGATCCACAGAATCCGGAAGCACTGCCGGTTCTGAAAATTGACGAGCCTACACTGCAAATGACGTTCCTCGTGAACAACAGTCCATTTGCGGGTCGTGAAGGCAAATGGGTAACATCCCGTCGTCTGCGTGACCGTCTGTTCAAAGAGTTGGAAACTGACGTGAGTCTGCGTGTAGACGAAACAGAAAGCCCTGATGCTTATATCGTATCCGGACGTGGTGAGCTTCACCTGGGTATCCTGATCGAGAATATGCGTCGTGAAGGTTATGAGCTGCAAGTATCCAAGCCTGAAGTTATCGTTCGCGAGATCGATGGTACTCGCATGGAGCCAATCGAGCGTCTGATGATCGATGTGCCTGAAGAAAGCATGGGCGCAGTTATGGAGAGTCTGGGAAGCCGCAAAGCCGAGATGGTCAACATGATCAACAACGGTAGTGGCCAGGTTCGTCTGGAATTCCTGATTCCTGCACGTGGTCTGATCGGATATCGTACGTACTTCCTGACACTGACTCGTGGTTACGGTATTATGAACCATGCGTTCGACAGCTACGGCCCGCTCGTAGCAGGCCAGGTTGGCGGACGTCACCAGGGTGTACTCGTATCCAGTGAAAATGGTTCTTCCACACTGTACGGTATTCTGTCTGTTGAGGATCGCGGTACACTGTTCGTTGAACCGGGTGCTGAAATCTATGAAGGTATGATCGTTGGTGAACATACTCGTGATAACGATATCGTCGTTAACATTTGTAAAGAAAAGCAGCTGACTAACGTTCGTTCTGCGACCAAAGATGATACCGTTAAAATGAAAACTCCGCGTCTGTTCTCTCTGGAGCAAGCTCTGGAATACCTGAACGATGATGAGTATTGCGAAATCACGCCGAAAGCGATTCGTCTGCGCAAAAAAATCTTGAACAAGAGTGAGCGCGAACGTGCGGAGAAACACCGCAAAGCAGCACAAAATAGCTAA
- a CDS encoding ABC transporter permease, which produces MVRYIAGKFLFMLVSLFILVSLTFFLMKVIPGDPFMSERAVQPQIKARLMAQYGLDQPIPVQYVRYLGNVIQGDLGISMKYQNQDVTGRIAQTFKPSLQIGIFAIIISIIVGIVLGLIAALYHRKLIDHVAMILAIIGIAVPSFVLATLIQYLFALKLGWFNVMGFSKPSDFVLPVAALAVQPIAFIARLTRSSMLEVLNSEYIKTAKAKGLNGFTIMTRHVVRNGILPVVTYVGPMTANVITGSVVIEQIFGIGGIGKVFVESITNRDYTMIMGVTIFYGVILMLARFITDILYVLVDPRIKLSGRKGA; this is translated from the coding sequence ATGGTTAGGTATATTGCCGGCAAGTTTCTTTTTATGCTAGTGTCTCTATTTATTCTGGTATCACTGACATTTTTCCTGATGAAAGTCATTCCAGGTGATCCTTTCATGTCAGAAAGAGCAGTGCAGCCTCAGATCAAAGCACGTCTGATGGCTCAATATGGATTGGATCAGCCAATTCCTGTACAGTATGTACGTTATCTGGGCAATGTTATTCAGGGAGATCTTGGTATTTCGATGAAATATCAAAACCAGGATGTAACTGGACGAATTGCTCAAACGTTTAAGCCTTCTTTGCAAATTGGTATTTTTGCAATCATCATTTCTATTATTGTCGGAATTGTGCTTGGTTTGATTGCGGCTTTGTATCATCGTAAGCTGATCGACCATGTCGCCATGATTTTGGCAATTATCGGGATTGCAGTACCGAGTTTTGTACTCGCAACATTGATACAGTACTTATTCGCACTAAAACTGGGTTGGTTTAACGTAATGGGCTTCAGCAAGCCTAGTGACTTTGTACTCCCGGTAGCCGCTCTGGCTGTACAGCCGATTGCATTTATTGCACGTCTGACACGCTCCAGTATGCTGGAAGTGCTGAACTCCGAATATATCAAAACGGCTAAAGCCAAAGGTTTGAATGGCTTTACAATTATGACACGTCACGTTGTACGTAACGGTATTTTGCCGGTTGTTACTTATGTAGGACCTATGACCGCTAACGTTATCACCGGTTCTGTCGTTATCGAACAGATCTTTGGTATCGGCGGTATTGGTAAAGTGTTCGTTGAAAGTATCACAAACCGTGATTACACGATGATCATGGGTGTTACGATTTTCTATGGCGTTATTTTGATGCTTGCACGTTTTATAACTGATATTTTGTATGTGCTGGTTGATCCGCGCATCAAACTGTCTGGAAGAAAGGGGGCTTAA
- a CDS encoding peptide ABC transporter substrate-binding protein gives MKKKSWLVLMTLVLAFSTLLAACGSGSESGTGTSGQTGEGTASQDLRINMSAEPPTFDPAQAKDSQTNTALKLMYEGLTRMGADGNPAPGVAEKWDVSEDGLKYTFHLRDNATWNNGEPVTAEDFAYAWEHVLSPDTAPASEYAYQLYYLKNGEAFNTGKIKDFSQVGVKVVDEKTLEVTLENPAPYWLGLTSFYTYYPVNKKNVEANDKWAAKADTMVTNGPFTLTTWTTGQQLVWTKNDKYWDKDNIKLNTITASLVNSGATEYSSYQSGQLDYAGAPTGEIPTDQIPAAKQQFPDQFQAKGIASTYYYEFNNKEKPFNNAKIRKAFAMSINRQAIVDNVTLGGQIPAYGFVPPGIKGQTDEYRTEHKDSYFKEDAAQAKTLLAEGMKEEGYTTLPPITLIYNSSEAHQKIALAIADMWKTNLGVDVKTENQEWSVFLNNRQSGNFQVARAGWTADYNDPMTFMDMWVTGGGNNNAGYANPAYDKLIAEAKSTQDAAKRMDDMAKAEKMLIEDDMTVMPIYYYTSISLVKPNLKGIVVDFSGAVDFSKAYFE, from the coding sequence ATGAAAAAGAAAAGTTGGTTAGTACTTATGACCCTCGTACTAGCTTTTAGCACCTTGCTTGCAGCTTGCGGCAGCGGTTCTGAGAGTGGTACAGGTACAAGTGGACAAACAGGAGAAGGCACTGCATCACAGGATTTACGCATTAACATGAGCGCAGAACCTCCTACTTTTGATCCAGCTCAAGCAAAAGACAGCCAGACAAATACGGCTCTGAAGCTGATGTACGAAGGTCTCACCCGTATGGGCGCAGATGGCAACCCGGCTCCTGGCGTTGCTGAAAAATGGGATGTTTCCGAAGATGGTCTGAAATACACTTTCCACCTTCGCGACAATGCAACTTGGAACAATGGTGAACCTGTAACAGCGGAAGATTTCGCTTATGCATGGGAACACGTTCTGAGCCCGGACACTGCTCCAGCATCTGAATATGCTTACCAGCTTTACTACCTGAAAAATGGCGAAGCGTTCAACACTGGTAAAATCAAAGATTTCTCCCAGGTTGGCGTAAAAGTTGTTGACGAGAAGACACTCGAGGTTACTCTTGAGAATCCTGCCCCTTACTGGTTGGGTCTGACTTCTTTCTACACATACTACCCGGTTAACAAAAAGAACGTTGAAGCTAATGACAAATGGGCTGCAAAAGCAGACACTATGGTTACTAACGGACCGTTCACTCTGACAACTTGGACCACAGGCCAACAACTGGTTTGGACCAAAAACGACAAGTACTGGGACAAAGATAACATCAAGCTGAATACAATCACGGCTTCTCTGGTTAACTCCGGCGCAACCGAGTATTCCAGTTATCAAAGTGGCCAGCTGGATTACGCTGGTGCACCAACTGGCGAGATTCCAACCGACCAGATCCCTGCTGCAAAACAACAATTCCCGGATCAATTCCAGGCAAAAGGTATTGCAAGCACGTACTACTATGAATTCAATAACAAAGAAAAACCTTTTAATAATGCAAAAATCCGTAAAGCGTTTGCAATGTCTATCAATCGTCAAGCGATCGTTGACAATGTAACCCTGGGCGGACAAATTCCGGCATATGGTTTTGTACCTCCGGGTATCAAAGGCCAAACTGACGAATACCGTACCGAGCACAAAGACAGCTACTTCAAAGAAGATGCAGCACAAGCAAAAACATTGCTGGCAGAAGGTATGAAAGAGGAAGGTTACACAACTTTGCCTCCAATCACACTGATCTACAACTCCAGTGAAGCTCACCAAAAAATCGCTCTGGCGATTGCTGATATGTGGAAAACCAACCTTGGTGTAGACGTGAAAACCGAAAACCAAGAGTGGAGCGTATTCCTGAACAACCGTCAAAGCGGTAACTTCCAAGTTGCCCGTGCAGGTTGGACAGCTGACTACAATGATCCAATGACATTTATGGATATGTGGGTAACTGGCGGCGGTAACAATAACGCTGGCTATGCAAACCCTGCATATGACAAACTGATTGCTGAAGCAAAATCTACTCAAGATGCTGCAAAACGTATGGATGATATGGCCAAAGCAGAGAAAATGCTGATTGAAGACGACATGACTGTTATGCCGATCTACTACTACACTAGCATTTCCCTGGTAAAACCTAATCTTAAAGGAATCGTTGTTGATTTCAGTGGAGCAGTTGACTTCTCCAAAGCATATTTCGAATAA